One region of Streptomyces sp. CG4 genomic DNA includes:
- a CDS encoding class F sortase codes for MASRRRRRRPWYRTRAYRLTRTALLVTVLVTAGHRCGVGHIGPGRAGDPDAVTAAGGGGASEDKPCEPPAGPPPRTLPRSRPTSFRIPSLGVDAPIAALGLDSQRQLETPPVDRARLVGWYEGGPTPGESGTAIAVGHRDTLTGPAVFAGLAQVKPCKLIEVERADGRTAVYTVDRMKVYDKAGFPDKEVYGPARRPELRVLTCGGLYSRRTGYTSNVVVFAHLTATK; via the coding sequence GTACCGGACCCGTGCCTACCGCCTCACCAGGACGGCCCTGCTGGTGACCGTCCTGGTGACGGCGGGGCACCGGTGCGGGGTCGGGCACATCGGGCCTGGCCGGGCGGGCGACCCGGACGCGGTGACGGCCGCCGGCGGAGGCGGCGCGAGTGAGGACAAGCCCTGCGAGCCCCCGGCCGGGCCCCCGCCCCGCACGCTGCCCCGGTCCCGGCCGACGTCCTTCCGTATCCCCTCCCTGGGCGTCGACGCCCCGATCGCGGCCCTCGGGCTCGACAGCCAACGGCAGTTGGAGACCCCGCCCGTGGACAGGGCCAGGCTGGTCGGCTGGTACGAGGGCGGCCCCACGCCGGGCGAGTCCGGCACCGCGATCGCCGTCGGCCACCGCGACACCCTGACCGGCCCGGCCGTCTTCGCCGGGCTCGCTCAGGTCAAACCCTGCAAGCTCATCGAGGTCGAGCGCGCCGACGGCCGCACCGCCGTCTACACCGTGGACCGGATGAAGGTGTACGACAAGGCGGGCTTCCCGGACAAGGAGGTCTACGGCCCGGCTCGGCGACCGGAACTGCGCGTGCTGACCTGCGGCGGCCTCTACAGCCGGCGCACGGGCTACACCAGCAACGTGGTGGTCTTCGCCCACCTGACCGCGACCAAGTGA
- a CDS encoding ABC transporter ATP-binding protein, translated as MTRAIALHDVSKSYARGPRVVDRLSLDIAPGEFLVLLGPSGCGKSTVLRMIAGLEEIDEGELLLDGEYANDWQPAERHLAMVFQNFALYPSMTNRDNIGFPLRIEDPGADPAPRVTATARMLGIEDLLDRFPSQLSGGERQRVAMGRAIARHPSAFLMDEPLSNLDAKLRNRLRAEISQLTRELGATTVYVTHDQAEAMSLGDRVAVLRGGVLQQVGTPREVYALPRNVFIAAFIGIPRINLLCGLIRAPLDGAMTISLGKQALPLPEPLCLDHQLLRVHQGREVIVGLRSEAVRIAQHSSARPGEVAITGLVEHVEFQGHEILVHFTTGSRPAVVPELEAPRPVDRPARRRRRESPTVLDRLRERAGGWRAGPVVVLEHPADAEPGRTPLEGRLPGDLVVRTTPDLRLRHGMQVPLLVDLAHLFVFDQQGDRICPSPDRLPDLDE; from the coding sequence ATGACACGCGCCATCGCACTGCACGACGTGAGCAAGTCCTACGCACGCGGCCCGCGCGTGGTCGACCGGCTCTCGCTGGACATCGCACCCGGCGAGTTCCTCGTGCTGCTCGGCCCGTCCGGCTGCGGCAAGTCCACCGTGCTGCGGATGATCGCCGGCCTGGAGGAGATCGACGAGGGCGAGCTGCTGCTCGACGGCGAGTACGCCAACGACTGGCAGCCCGCCGAGCGGCATCTCGCCATGGTCTTCCAGAACTTCGCCCTCTATCCGAGCATGACCAACCGCGACAACATCGGCTTCCCGCTGCGCATCGAGGACCCCGGCGCCGACCCCGCCCCGCGGGTCACCGCCACCGCGCGCATGCTCGGGATCGAGGACCTGCTCGACCGGTTCCCGAGCCAGCTGTCCGGCGGCGAGCGGCAGCGGGTGGCGATGGGGCGGGCCATCGCCCGCCACCCGTCGGCGTTCCTGATGGACGAGCCGCTGTCCAATCTCGACGCCAAGCTGCGCAACCGTCTGCGCGCCGAAATATCCCAGCTCACCCGCGAGTTGGGGGCCACCACGGTGTACGTCACCCACGACCAGGCCGAGGCGATGTCCCTCGGCGACCGGGTGGCCGTGCTACGCGGGGGAGTGCTCCAGCAGGTCGGCACCCCGCGCGAGGTCTACGCGCTGCCCCGCAATGTCTTCATCGCCGCCTTCATCGGCATCCCGCGCATCAACCTGCTGTGCGGCCTGATCCGCGCCCCGCTGGACGGCGCCATGACCATCAGCCTGGGCAAGCAGGCACTGCCGCTGCCCGAACCCCTGTGCCTGGACCACCAGTTACTGCGCGTGCACCAGGGCCGCGAGGTGATCGTGGGACTGCGCTCGGAGGCGGTCCGCATCGCCCAGCACAGTTCGGCCCGGCCGGGCGAGGTGGCGATCACCGGGCTGGTCGAGCACGTGGAGTTCCAGGGGCACGAGATCCTCGTCCACTTCACCACCGGCTCCAGGCCCGCCGTCGTACCCGAACTGGAGGCCCCGCGCCCGGTGGACCGGCCGGCGCGCCGGCGGCGCAGGGAGAGCCCGACCGTGCTGGACCGGCTGCGGGAGCGGGCCGGTGGGTGGCGCGCCGGGCCGGTGGTGGTGCTCGAACACCCCGCGGACGCCGAACCCGGGCGCACGCCCCTGGAGGGCCGGCTTCCCGGCGACCTGGTGGTCCGCACCACCCCCGACCTCCGGCTGCGCCACGGTATGCAGGTCCCGCTCCTCGTCGACCTCGCCCATCTCTTCGTCTTCGACCAGCAGGGCGACCGTATCTGCCCGTCCCCCGACCGGCTGCCCGACCTGGACGAGTGA
- a CDS encoding aldehyde dehydrogenase family protein: MKAHDDLYIDGAWRPATSTDAIEVVNPADEQIIARVPAAGPLDVDTAVRAARAALPAWAATPPAERAARLAALRDVLVTRKDEIAETVTAELGAPLPFSQAVHAAVPIAVAGSYAELAATHSFEEKVGNSTVLHEPIGVVGAITPWNYPLHQIVAKVAPALAAGCTVVLKPAEDTPLTAQLFAEAVHEAGVPAGVFNLVTGLGPVAGQALAEHPGVDLVSFTGSTAVGRQIGAVAGAAVKKVALELGGKSANVILPSADLAKAVNVGVANVMSNSGQTCSAWTRMLVHRDRYDEAVELARTAAAKYGDRIGPVVSAKQQARVRGYIEKGIAEGARLVAGGPESPHEKGYFISPTVFADVTPGMTIAQEEIFGPVLTILPYDDEEDALRIANGTVYGLAGAVWAADEAEAVAFARRMDTGQVDINGGRFNPLAPFGGYKQSGVGRELGAHGLAEYLQTKSLQF; this comes from the coding sequence ATGAAGGCACACGACGACCTGTACATCGACGGCGCCTGGCGCCCCGCCACGAGCACGGACGCCATCGAGGTCGTGAACCCGGCCGACGAGCAGATCATCGCCCGCGTCCCGGCGGCCGGCCCCCTGGACGTCGACACCGCCGTCCGTGCGGCCCGCGCCGCCCTGCCCGCCTGGGCAGCCACTCCGCCCGCCGAACGAGCGGCCCGCCTGGCCGCCCTCCGGGACGTCCTCGTGACCCGCAAGGACGAGATCGCCGAGACGGTCACCGCCGAACTGGGCGCCCCGCTCCCGTTCTCCCAGGCCGTGCACGCGGCCGTGCCCATCGCGGTTGCCGGCTCCTACGCCGAGCTGGCCGCGACCCACTCCTTCGAGGAGAAGGTCGGCAACTCCACCGTCCTGCACGAGCCGATCGGCGTGGTCGGCGCGATCACCCCCTGGAACTACCCCCTCCACCAGATCGTCGCCAAGGTCGCCCCGGCGCTCGCCGCGGGCTGCACGGTCGTCCTCAAGCCCGCCGAGGACACCCCGCTCACCGCCCAGCTGTTCGCCGAGGCCGTCCACGAGGCGGGCGTACCGGCCGGTGTGTTCAACCTGGTCACCGGCCTCGGCCCGGTCGCCGGGCAGGCGCTCGCCGAGCACCCCGGCGTGGACCTCGTCTCCTTCACCGGCTCCACGGCGGTCGGCAGGCAGATCGGCGCGGTGGCCGGCGCGGCCGTCAAGAAGGTGGCCCTCGAACTCGGCGGCAAGTCCGCCAACGTGATCCTGCCGAGCGCCGACCTCGCCAAGGCGGTCAACGTCGGTGTCGCCAACGTGATGTCCAACTCCGGCCAGACGTGCAGCGCCTGGACCCGCATGCTGGTCCACCGCGACCGGTACGACGAGGCCGTCGAGCTGGCCCGGACGGCCGCCGCCAAGTACGGCGACCGCATCGGCCCGGTGGTCAGCGCCAAGCAGCAGGCCCGGGTGCGCGGCTACATCGAGAAGGGCATCGCCGAGGGCGCCCGCCTGGTCGCGGGCGGCCCCGAGTCCCCGCACGAGAAGGGCTACTTCATCAGCCCGACCGTCTTCGCCGACGTGACACCCGGGATGACCATCGCCCAGGAGGAGATCTTCGGCCCGGTCCTCACGATCCTGCCCTACGACGACGAGGAGGACGCCCTGCGCATCGCCAACGGCACGGTGTACGGCCTCGCCGGTGCCGTCTGGGCCGCCGACGAGGCCGAGGCCGTCGCCTTCGCACGCCGCATGGACACCGGCCAGGTGGACATCAACGGCGGCCGGTTCAACCCCCTCGCCCCCTTCGGCGGCTACAAGCAGTCCGGGGTCGGCCGGGAACTCGGCGCACACGGACTCGCCGAGTACCTCCAGACCAAGTCCCTCCAGTTCTAA
- a CDS encoding Zn-dependent alcohol dehydrogenase yields the protein MAVRAAVLPAIGAPLEITGIELPDPGPGQVRVRLAAAGVCHSDLSLSDGTMRVPVPAVLGHEGAGTVVAVGEGVTHVAEGSPVVLNWAPSCGSCHACALGEVWLCANALGGAADVYARTTDGTDLHPGLNVAAFAEETVVAASCVLPLPEGVPLVDAALLGCAVLTGYGAVHHSAKVRRGETVAVFGAGGVGLATLQSARIAGASRIIAVDVSPEKEELARTAGATDYVLASDTTPREIRALTGKQGVDVSIECVGRAVSIRAAWDSTRRGGRTTVVGIGGKDQEVTFNALEIFHWGRTLSGCVYGNTDPARDVPVLAEHVREGRLDLSALVTERIALEGIPAAFENMLAGKGGRALVVF from the coding sequence ATGGCCGTACGAGCCGCCGTCCTGCCCGCCATCGGCGCCCCCCTGGAGATCACCGGGATCGAGCTGCCCGACCCGGGCCCCGGCCAGGTCCGGGTCCGCCTCGCCGCGGCCGGTGTCTGCCACTCCGACCTGTCCCTGTCCGACGGCACCATGCGCGTCCCGGTCCCGGCTGTCCTCGGCCACGAGGGCGCCGGCACGGTCGTGGCCGTGGGCGAGGGCGTCACCCACGTCGCCGAAGGCAGTCCCGTCGTCCTCAACTGGGCTCCGTCCTGCGGCAGTTGCCACGCATGCGCGCTCGGCGAGGTCTGGCTGTGCGCCAACGCGCTGGGCGGCGCCGCCGACGTCTACGCCCGTACCACCGACGGCACCGACCTGCACCCCGGCCTGAACGTGGCCGCGTTCGCCGAGGAGACGGTGGTGGCGGCATCCTGCGTGCTGCCTCTCCCGGAGGGGGTACCGCTGGTGGACGCCGCCCTCCTCGGCTGCGCCGTCCTCACCGGCTACGGCGCCGTCCACCACTCGGCGAAGGTCCGCCGGGGCGAGACGGTGGCCGTCTTCGGTGCCGGCGGAGTCGGCCTCGCCACCCTCCAGTCGGCCCGGATCGCGGGAGCGTCCCGGATCATCGCCGTGGACGTGTCGCCGGAGAAGGAGGAGCTGGCAAGGACGGCGGGCGCGACCGACTACGTCCTCGCCTCCGACACCACCCCCCGGGAGATCCGCGCCCTCACCGGCAAGCAGGGCGTCGACGTCTCGATCGAGTGCGTGGGCCGCGCGGTCAGCATCCGCGCGGCCTGGGACTCCACCCGCAGGGGCGGCCGTACGACGGTCGTCGGCATCGGCGGCAAGGACCAGGAGGTCACCTTCAACGCCCTGGAGATCTTCCACTGGGGCCGCACCCTGTCCGGCTGCGTCTACGGCAACACCGACCCGGCCCGCGATGTGCCGGTGCTCGCCGAGCACGTGCGGGAAGGCCGCCTCGACCTCTCCGCGCTCGTCACCGAACGGATCGCCCTCGAAGGCATTCCGGCCGCCTTCGAGAACATGCTCGCCGGCAAGGGCGGCCGCGCGCTGGTGGTGTTCTGA
- a CDS encoding DMT family transporter — protein MMNADPRQRLLPAGAAVVTVVLWASAFVAIRSAGQEYSPGALALGRLASGALALGVIWAVRREGLPPRAAWRGILLSGVLWFGFYMVVLNWGEQQVDAGTAALVVNVGPLLLALLSARFLGDPMPPRLLAGMAVSFAGAVTVGLSMSGGGGSSVLGVVLCLLAAVAYAAGVVAQKPALGHASVLQVTTFGCLVGAVVCLPFAGQLAHEVARAPLPATLGMVYLGVFPTALAFTTWAYALARTTASRMGATTYAVPALVVLMSWLVLGEVPGVLTLAGGVLCLAGVAVSRSRARGGRAVRVAAGEEPRPEKVG, from the coding sequence ATGATGAACGCCGACCCACGCCAACGCCTGCTGCCCGCCGGCGCGGCCGTCGTCACCGTCGTCCTCTGGGCGTCGGCCTTCGTGGCGATCCGGAGTGCGGGGCAGGAGTACTCACCCGGCGCGCTGGCCCTCGGGCGGCTGGCGTCGGGGGCCCTCGCGCTGGGCGTCATCTGGGCCGTGCGCCGGGAAGGACTGCCGCCGCGGGCCGCCTGGCGCGGAATTCTGCTGTCCGGGGTGCTGTGGTTCGGGTTCTACATGGTCGTCCTGAACTGGGGCGAGCAGCAGGTGGATGCCGGCACCGCGGCCCTCGTCGTGAACGTCGGCCCGCTGCTGCTCGCCCTGCTCAGCGCCCGGTTCCTCGGTGATCCGATGCCGCCGCGGCTGCTGGCGGGCATGGCCGTGTCGTTCGCCGGTGCGGTGACCGTCGGGCTGTCGATGTCCGGTGGCGGGGGCAGCTCCGTGCTCGGCGTGGTCCTGTGTCTGCTCGCCGCGGTGGCGTACGCCGCCGGGGTCGTCGCGCAGAAGCCGGCCCTCGGGCATGCGAGTGTCCTCCAAGTGACGACGTTCGGGTGTCTGGTCGGCGCCGTGGTCTGTCTGCCGTTCGCCGGGCAGCTGGCGCACGAGGTCGCCCGCGCACCCCTGCCGGCGACCCTGGGCATGGTCTATCTGGGCGTCTTTCCGACCGCGCTCGCCTTCACGACCTGGGCCTACGCCCTGGCCCGCACGACGGCGAGCCGGATGGGCGCGACGACGTACGCCGTGCCCGCGCTGGTGGTGCTGATGTCGTGGCTGGTGCTCGGCGAGGTGCCGGGCGTGCTCACCCTGGCCGGCGGTGTGCTGTGTCTGGCCGGTGTGGCGGTGTCGCGGTCCCGGGCGCGCGGGGGCCGGGCCGTTCGGGTCGCGGCCGGGGAGGAGCCGCGACCCGAGAAGGTCGGCTGA
- a CDS encoding winged helix-turn-helix domain-containing protein translates to MTAKDSRAAGLAALASLLADETRAACLLALLDGRAWTAGELARHAGVAASTLSEHLGKLVAGGLLAEERQGRHRYVRLVDARAAGLVEELAAQVPPAAVRRTPRTLRESSAGSAMARGRTCYDHLAGRLGMAVTDALTLRGLLRQDTGFALTDAGVEWFGAAGIALDVSGRRPLVRGCLDWTERRPHLAGAAGAALCRHVLDAGWCVRIGSERAVKVTPSGERELAALLGISPAALR, encoded by the coding sequence ATGACCGCCAAGGACTCCCGGGCCGCCGGTCTCGCCGCGCTCGCCTCGCTGCTCGCCGACGAGACGCGGGCCGCTTGTCTGCTGGCGCTGCTCGACGGGCGGGCCTGGACCGCGGGTGAGCTGGCCCGGCATGCCGGGGTCGCGGCGTCGACGCTCAGCGAGCACCTGGGCAAGCTGGTGGCCGGGGGCCTGCTCGCGGAGGAACGGCAGGGGCGGCACCGGTATGTACGGCTGGTGGACGCGCGCGCTGCGGGGCTCGTCGAGGAGCTCGCGGCACAGGTGCCTCCGGCAGCCGTACGGCGGACTCCCCGGACGCTGCGGGAGTCGAGTGCCGGGTCCGCGATGGCGCGGGGGCGTACCTGTTACGACCATCTCGCCGGGCGGCTCGGCATGGCGGTCACGGACGCGCTGACCCTCCGGGGGCTGTTGCGGCAGGACACGGGGTTCGCGCTGACCGATGCGGGGGTGGAGTGGTTCGGGGCGGCGGGTATCGCGCTGGACGTCTCGGGTCGGCGTCCGCTGGTCCGGGGGTGCCTGGACTGGACCGAGCGGCGGCCCCATCTCGCAGGGGCGGCGGGGGCCGCGCTGTGCCGGCATGTGCTGGATGCGGGGTGGTGTGTCCGGATCGGCTCGGAGCGGGCGGTGAAGGTGACTCCGTCGGGGGAGCGGGAGCTGGCGGCGCTGCTGGGTATTTCTCCTGCTGCCTTGCGTTGA
- a CDS encoding TetR/AcrR family transcriptional regulator, whose amino-acid sequence MARPRKPLLNTDRIVETARELVDREGLAAVSTRRLAAELGVSGPSLYNHFRTKDEILEVVADSVSGLVDLSMFEDGRDWRTALHDWAVSYRTALRDHPNIVPVLARGPGRRPAALRLADAVYGAMVEAGWPPAQATSIGALMRYFIMGSALGSFAGGFVDDESAYDPADYPHLGQAHLLAEQQEKIDERAFETGLTALLDGLAQQYEQVRRSAQR is encoded by the coding sequence ATGGCCCGACCGCGCAAGCCCCTCCTCAACACCGACCGGATCGTCGAGACGGCCCGGGAACTCGTGGACCGGGAGGGCCTGGCGGCCGTGTCCACCCGCCGGCTCGCCGCCGAGCTGGGGGTGAGCGGGCCCTCGCTCTACAACCACTTCCGCACCAAGGACGAGATCCTGGAGGTGGTCGCCGACTCGGTGAGCGGTCTGGTCGATCTGTCGATGTTCGAGGACGGCCGCGACTGGCGGACCGCGCTGCACGACTGGGCCGTCTCCTACCGGACCGCCCTGCGCGACCACCCGAACATCGTCCCGGTGCTGGCCAGGGGTCCGGGGCGCCGGCCGGCCGCACTGCGCCTGGCCGACGCCGTGTACGGCGCGATGGTCGAAGCCGGCTGGCCACCCGCCCAGGCGACCTCCATCGGCGCGCTGATGCGGTACTTCATCATGGGCTCCGCGCTCGGTTCGTTCGCCGGTGGCTTCGTCGACGACGAGAGCGCGTACGACCCCGCCGACTATCCCCACCTCGGCCAGGCTCATCTGCTCGCCGAGCAGCAGGAGAAGATCGACGAGCGGGCCTTCGAGACGGGGCTGACGGCACTCCTGGACGGCCTGGCGCAGCAGTACGAACAGGTACGGCGGAGCGCGCAGCGATAA
- a CDS encoding acyl-CoA dehydrogenase family protein — translation MNLELSEEQAAVRQLARDFVEREIAPHVVAWDRGEEVDRGLVKKLGEVGFLGLTVAEEYGGSGGDHLAYCLVTEELGRGDSSVRGIVSVSLGLVAKTIAAWGDEEQKRRWLPGLTAGEYVGCFGLTEPGTGSDAGNLTARAVRDGDDYVINGTKMFITNGTWADVVLLFARSTDAPGHKGVSAFLVPTDTPGLTRRTIHGKLGLRGQATAELVLEDVRVPATAMLGEEGKGFSVAMSALAKGRMSVAAGCVGIAQAALDAAVRYAGEREQFGKPIARHQLVQELISDIAVDVDAARLLTWRVADLIDRGRPFAVESSKAKLFASEAAVRAANNALQVFGGYGYIDEYPAGKLLRDARVMTLYEGTSQIQKLLIGRSLTGISAF, via the coding sequence GTGAACCTGGAGCTGAGCGAGGAGCAAGCCGCCGTACGGCAGCTCGCCCGGGACTTCGTGGAGCGCGAGATCGCCCCGCACGTCGTGGCGTGGGACCGGGGCGAGGAGGTCGACCGGGGGCTGGTGAAGAAGCTCGGCGAGGTCGGCTTCCTGGGGCTGACCGTTGCCGAGGAGTACGGCGGATCCGGCGGCGACCATCTCGCGTACTGCCTGGTCACCGAGGAGCTCGGGCGCGGTGACTCCTCCGTCCGCGGCATCGTCTCCGTGTCCCTCGGGCTCGTCGCCAAGACGATCGCCGCCTGGGGCGACGAGGAGCAGAAGCGGCGCTGGCTGCCGGGGCTGACCGCGGGCGAGTACGTCGGCTGCTTCGGCCTGACCGAGCCCGGCACCGGCTCCGACGCGGGCAACCTCACCGCCCGGGCCGTACGCGACGGCGACGACTACGTCATCAACGGCACCAAGATGTTCATCACGAACGGGACCTGGGCGGACGTCGTCCTGCTCTTCGCCCGCTCCACCGACGCCCCCGGCCACAAGGGCGTCAGCGCCTTCCTCGTGCCCACCGACACCCCCGGCCTGACCCGCCGCACCATCCACGGCAAGCTCGGCCTGCGCGGCCAGGCCACCGCCGAGCTGGTCCTGGAGGACGTGCGGGTGCCCGCCACGGCGATGCTGGGGGAGGAGGGCAAAGGGTTCTCCGTCGCCATGTCGGCGCTCGCCAAGGGGCGGATGTCGGTGGCCGCGGGCTGCGTCGGCATCGCCCAGGCCGCGCTGGACGCCGCCGTGCGGTACGCCGGTGAGCGCGAGCAGTTCGGCAAGCCGATCGCCCGGCACCAGCTGGTGCAGGAGCTGATCAGCGACATCGCCGTCGACGTGGACGCCGCCCGGCTGCTCACCTGGCGGGTCGCCGATCTGATCGACCGGGGGCGGCCGTTCGCCGTCGAGTCCTCCAAGGCCAAGCTCTTCGCCTCCGAGGCCGCCGTCCGCGCCGCCAACAATGCCCTGCAGGTCTTCGGCGGCTACGGCTACATCGACGAGTACCCGGCCGGCAAACTCCTGCGCGACGCCCGTGTGATGACCCTCTATGAGGGCACCAGCCAGATCCAGAAGCTGCTCATCGGGCGCTCCCTGACCGGGATTTCGGCGTTCTGA
- a CDS encoding YiaA/YiaB family inner membrane protein — translation MSDTPVKQQGTAAFYGQAVASFSIAMAATAVGIYQLDTDAWVRAFLAIAVLYLVTSAFTLAKVVRDRQEAGQIVSRVDQARLEKLLAEHDPFEKI, via the coding sequence ATGAGTGACACACCGGTCAAGCAGCAGGGCACGGCCGCCTTCTACGGCCAGGCCGTCGCCTCCTTCTCCATCGCCATGGCGGCCACGGCCGTCGGCATCTACCAGCTCGACACCGACGCCTGGGTCCGGGCCTTCCTCGCGATCGCGGTCCTCTACCTCGTCACCTCCGCCTTCACCCTGGCCAAGGTGGTCAGGGACCGGCAGGAGGCGGGGCAGATCGTGAGCCGGGTCGACCAGGCGCGGCTGGAGAAGCTCCTCGCCGAGCACGACCCCTTCGAGAAGATCTGA
- a CDS encoding TetR/AcrR family transcriptional regulator, giving the protein MSTAEETTGGEVEPWEEVTPEAARRLLVAAVEAFAERGYHATTTRDIAGRAGMSPAALYIHYKTKEELLHRISRIGHDRALDILRTAAGREGTAKERLADAVSSFVRWHAGRRTTARVVQYELDALGPEARAEIVALRRQVDAEVRGIIEDGVAAGEFDVPDVHGTTLAVLSLCIDVARWFTVNGPRTPEEVGALYADLVLRMVGAK; this is encoded by the coding sequence ATGAGTACGGCGGAGGAGACGACCGGCGGCGAAGTGGAGCCGTGGGAAGAGGTCACCCCTGAAGCGGCCCGGCGGCTGCTCGTCGCCGCCGTGGAGGCCTTCGCCGAGCGCGGCTACCACGCGACGACCACCCGCGACATCGCCGGCCGCGCCGGCATGAGCCCGGCCGCGCTCTACATCCACTACAAGACCAAGGAAGAGCTGCTCCACCGGATCAGCCGCATCGGTCACGACAGGGCCCTCGACATCCTGCGCACGGCGGCGGGGCGCGAGGGCACGGCGAAGGAACGGCTCGCCGACGCGGTCAGCTCCTTCGTCCGCTGGCACGCGGGGCGCCGCACCACCGCGCGGGTCGTGCAGTACGAACTCGACGCCCTCGGCCCCGAGGCCCGTGCCGAGATCGTCGCGCTGCGCCGCCAGGTCGACGCCGAGGTGCGCGGGATCATCGAGGACGGCGTGGCCGCGGGTGAGTTCGACGTACCGGATGTCCACGGCACCACCCTCGCCGTGCTGTCGCTGTGCATCGACGTGGCCCGCTGGTTCACCGTGAACGGTCCGCGCACCCCCGAGGAGGTCGGCGCGCTCTACGCCGACCTCGTGCTCCGGATGGTCGGGGCGAAGTGA
- a CDS encoding MaoC family dehydratase: MAEPRTFTSPDELKAAVGEQLGYTDWLEVDQKRIDLFAEATGDHQWIHVDPEKAAAGPFKTTIAHGYLTLSLLPLFGPQLIRVEGVKMGVNYGTNKVRFPAPVPVGSRLRATAQITGVEDVTGGVQVTVAFSVEREGGDKPVCVAESVSRYYL; this comes from the coding sequence ATGGCAGAACCGAGGACCTTCACCTCCCCCGACGAGCTGAAGGCGGCCGTCGGCGAGCAGCTGGGGTACACCGACTGGCTGGAGGTCGACCAGAAGCGCATCGATCTGTTCGCCGAGGCCACCGGCGACCACCAGTGGATCCATGTGGACCCGGAGAAAGCGGCGGCGGGGCCCTTCAAGACCACCATCGCGCACGGCTATCTCACCCTGTCCCTGCTCCCGCTCTTCGGCCCGCAGCTCATCCGGGTCGAGGGCGTGAAGATGGGCGTGAACTACGGCACGAACAAGGTCCGCTTCCCCGCCCCCGTCCCCGTGGGTTCGCGGCTGCGCGCCACCGCGCAGATCACCGGCGTCGAGGACGTCACCGGCGGCGTCCAGGTGACCGTCGCCTTCAGCGTGGAGCGCGAGGGCGGCGACAAGCCGGTCTGCGTCGCGGAGTCGGTGTCCCGGTACTACCTGTGA
- the soxR gene encoding redox-sensitive transcriptional activator SoxR translates to MPQIPEKIHELSVGQLSARSGAAVSALHFYESKGLISSRRTSGNQRRYSRDTLRRVAFVRAAQRVGIPLATIRDALAELPEERTPTREDWARLSETWRSELDERIKQLNRLRDHLTDCIGCGCLSLENCVLSNPDDVFGERLTGSRLLAEKR, encoded by the coding sequence GTGCCCCAGATTCCTGAGAAGATCCACGAGCTGAGCGTCGGCCAGTTGTCCGCGCGCAGCGGCGCCGCCGTCTCCGCCCTGCACTTCTACGAGTCCAAGGGCCTGATCAGCAGCCGCCGCACGTCCGGCAACCAGCGACGCTACAGCCGTGACACCCTGCGGCGGGTCGCGTTCGTCCGCGCGGCGCAGCGGGTGGGCATCCCGCTGGCCACGATCCGGGACGCCCTCGCGGAACTGCCGGAGGAACGGACGCCGACGCGGGAGGACTGGGCGCGGCTGTCCGAGACATGGCGCTCGGAGCTCGACGAACGCATCAAGCAGCTGAACCGTTTGCGCGACCATCTGACCGACTGCATCGGCTGCGGCTGCCTGTCCCTGGAGAACTGCGTCCTGTCCAACCCGGACGACGTGTTCGGCGAACGGCTCACCGGGTCCCGGCTGTTGGCAGAGAAGCGCTGA